gtttccgatcttgggggtatttcctcatgggcagtgcccgcaaggagttgctccttaagagcaatctgcagatatttcacctggtctctctctccttcaagctgttcctttaattccgccacttgcccctgaagggaccgaacgaggttttggagggattcaacaattagggattcctcaacgcgacaacgttctctcgcctctacagcagtggctaaactggcaccaagaacagcacaaacaatcgcttttcctcttccagatctcactctcgcatccttttgcaaagcactcgtccgatcaaccacactctgcaaattataccaatttccctgagcccaatccattccgggtacagagggtcgtgcattatgtttctccaaaaactcaaacaaaacttctctccccgaagggacagttttagtatcactcatctttatacaaagcggggaagcggtcatctcaggaaggcagcgcgcaagtttcaaacacaaacccgccccccttcactctcctgagaggtttcacgtatttgcaaaacaaagcggggaagcagtcttctcaggaaggcagcacgtaagttacaaacacagccctgcacccctttactctcccgagaggtctcacgtattttagaaaacaaaacagcacgtaagttttaaacacagacaaagcggggaagcggtcgtctcaggaaggcagcacgtaaatttcaaacacagcaaacacagacccgcaccccttactttcctgagaggtctcacgtatttgggaaatagtacggcactctcgtctcaagggatcctgtccgtgacgccaatttaatgtcccgatccgatgtcgggaatgtcccgatccgaagtcgggggaggtttcgatatgatcccaagagcgagattaagacacaaaacgagatcaaatgccgtatacccaaaacagcaacttttaatatcaaaagtagaaaattagtagcgataggatagaatagagtaaaaagacagaagtcaagcaggtattcaggatagatttgcaagaatagtccccaccatggatccgtggcgtcccgggggtccaagtctctcggtgttccggcggtgggcggtcgctccggggtccgcggtgtttcggcggggtcggcaatcgcactggggtcctcttggcagtcccttttattctcgttcgagggctgcagtttccatggcaacgacatgtctccgcattcctgagtcttgactgtccaagcacgtgccagccggagatctttcacaccttactagccggagatctctgtggccttgcagccattcttatcatattcagcagccaaaggaatcctcgcccagatctttcacgccttgcagctgatcttatcatattcagcagccaaaggaaccctcgcccagatctttcacaccttgcagctgatcttatcatattcagcagccaaaggaaccctcgcccagataagcagtctttgagacaaaagttctataattcagtctttcacagcgGCAAACAAGATTGTACCGGCAAATGTACATAACAGAGCTGGTTAATGTGCCACTGCTGACCAACCTGGGCTGCACAGGAGCATTTCTGGAATTGGAGAATAAGCTTTGCGCATACACAATGAATTTAACATTGAATTTACAGATCTGGACTCAGCCTCAAAACTAAGGACTTCAGGCTTGTGAAGCATCACAGAATATGAGTGAGGGAGCCCACGTTGTTACATAAATTCCTTGCTGTCCCCTTGAGCATTAAAGCAAAGAGTTTGCTTGGGTTCTACTGGATGCAATTGTTGTCTCCTGTCTCCAGCTGCTCGTTGTAGTGTgtgagaggggctggaggagcaggaactTCAAGAAGATCTTGCACCTGATTGAACGTTTAGGCAAATGGAAAAGATCATTTGTGTTGTGAATAAATTTTGTTTGCAACTGCAGCCTGATCTCTTTCATGGTAGACGTCTCCctaaatctacccaaaccatgaTGATCTTTTTCCAGGAGGTTTAAGGCAGAAAagacttgtgctttttttttttttttaagatctggtGATTTCTAAGGGCGAACAAATTTGCCTGTTAGGAGAAAGAGTATAACAGCTTATATTGCCAAATAGAACTACGTGTCTGTCTCTTGGGCTTGGCAACTCAAGGATGTAAATGTTCCTCTAGTTACAGAAcgtaaaagagaaaacagactaTTCTTCTCTCAGAACTTGGGCAACAGCATTTCAGAAGCCTGATGACTGTACTGCAATTACAAAATAGGGTTTTCTCTTGCTAAAATTGAGCACTCAGGTTTGCTGTATGAACAACCCTGCCATCTAAAATTCTGTATGAAAAATTTTCAAGCATTATCTCCCCAAAACTGGATAAAGATCAGCACTAATACTGATAGATTGCATAAGTAATCAACATTCAAATTCTCCTTACTCACTGTGTTGCTGTTGGCACCTAACCTCCATAGGGCAGAGGGAAAAGAATCATTTGGACTTTGCCACTGAAGgcttcactgatttttttttttttcaaagtgcaGAAATAGTGGCCAGTCAATAGGATATCTGCCAAAATGTATCACCATCCAGGGTGGTTTTTCAAAAATAGGCTAGTATGAACGTTTTAGGCTCTTGCTGACAGTAACAAAAATCTGACTATCTTTGTAGGGTAGGTGATAAACAATTTCACCATCAcaagatttttctattttaatctgTGAACAATCTGCTtgtatgaaacagaaatgaagttGCAGAAAATACACCCTTTGCACTAACTTAAAGGAGTTGGGTCTGTACCATTACAGTTAAAAGTTGTTGAGATGATTTGTGAACTTTTTAATCTTGTCACCTGATTGAGAGAGTCATGGACAAGCATGTGGTGGGAAGCTAATAGAGCAAAGCTTTCTGCAAGCCTTTTACCGTTGGCTTTGGTTTAGGGCACAGACTGTTATATTCCAAGGTAGTCCATAACTTCCCATCTCTGTATTTCTTGGCTAAGGCTACATCAAAGTTTCCTTACAGAGAAGACAGGGTTCCAAGCAGTTGTCTAAATTATTCATGAGAACTCAATTAAGCTATTCCAGAGTCCCATAGTTGCAGGTACTGTAGCTGATGAATCCTGCAACAATTAACACAACCGAAGCATTAATGGGTTACTGGCTTGTGTCTTGTAgtgatgtttgtttgctttctgcagtaGATGAAGTGAGGGATATGTTCAACATAAGTCAGATGCACCATCATGTGCAAAGAGTATGTTTCTGGGGCCTGTTACAGTCTTTCCAAATGTTCACCAGTATCTGAATTGAGCCAATTAATATTACATCAGCAAATTGTAGTTATGCTTATGGAACAGAAGATACTGAGGACTAGGCTGATCAATCTCTGGAAAGCTGTGAAGGAAATAGGGTTAAATGAGCAAAAAATTAATGACTTCTGGAGAGCTAGAAGGAGAGAAGATTGAAAGGTTACTACTATTGGAGAATCTTTGCTGCTGATTACAGTCATGCTGATGAAACTGGTGAATGTTAGTTACTAGGCATTGGCAACTAGAGTTTGCTGAGGGGCTCACCCTGCTTTGACTGCTAGTCATGCCTCTCATTTTTCACCAGTATAGATCTTTTAGTAACGTGCTATCATTTCTTCTGTGCTTACAGAAACAAGAATCTACTTATTTGTTGCTTAAACAAGTTCGCtgaaatcaaaacacatttttttttttaaactatctttgAGTTTGTGGAGATAGTTCTAGCTATTGCTAGTAAGTACATCCAGAATATTTTCTCAAGTATGTATATTAAATTGATAATTATCACTTCTTAAAATGGCTAAATTTAATCTCCTTTGTAGTGAGGACTCTCACTAGCTAGACGTTCACCTTTATTAAGCCCAAATATCAGGCTTTCAACTGAGTTAACATTAGGCAAAGTTGTTAATATAAAACCCCCAATCACAAATGACTCGGATGTTAGCTTCTGAATGTGTCTTTTCCCTGTCCAATTTTGTTGTATTGGAAATTACTGCTCTGTATTGGATATTGTCGCACTAAAATAACTTCACAGGTGTATTATGCATATACATTATACATTATAATAGTATTATACAGGatgtatttttgaaaagaaattccattaaagcatattaaatatttcaagtaaaGCATATTAAATATTTCAAGTATATTGTatgattgttttcctttttaattatctTGAAATTAAATACATATAATCAGTGCAGCATACTATACACATTCCTGTATACCACATGACTATATGACAAATAGCATACCtcatccctctccctccctgtttTGCCATTGGTACTGCTTAGTAGGACGCATGATTCATATCATACAATAGAGAAAAGCCTGTCCCAGCACCCTAAGCCCTACTACTACCAGGGCAGCACACAGCTCTCATACATCTAAATAGTCATATTGTTGATTTTGATCAGTTGCAGTGGAAAGGAACAGTATGTTTTTCTTTGCACTTCCGCTTTGATAATACACCTGTAAACATCCAtggaacatttattttcttgtcacAATTGTAGCCATTGccaattatatttttcttttctgcaggctGCTCTTACTCTTCCACCGAGACCACTTCTTCATTGTTCTGCTGTGATTCCTGTTGTGGCTCTGACATTAAAGTTTATTATGCACCTTTTCAGGCTTAAGGACTCATGGTGCTTTCTTCCCTGGATGTTGTTCATATCCTGGACTTCTCATCATGTCCATGACGGGATTCGTCATGGCCTCTGGATCTGCCCGTTTGGAAAAACTTCTCCTTTGCCATATTGGCTGTATGTGGCAATTACAGCATCTTTACCTCATCTATGTtcatttattatgtatttaacaGGCACTAGAGAATTAATGTCTATAAAACACGGAATCCACATTGATGTATAAGGATGATGGATCTTAAGTTGTTTATATTAGCACTTGAAATAAGCTGTCTGTTTATCACTGAAGTGGTTTCCTTATGTTCCCTACAACTTCCAAGTTAGGCATTTTAAGCCTGTGGAGCCAGTTACAGCTCCTGTGTCAATTCTTTGTGGTCATAGAAACCTATTTCATGAATGGTAATAATTTCATatctattgtcctggtttcggctgggatagggttaaatttcttcctagtgctgtgttttggatttagtatgaggagaatgttgataacacactgatgttttcagttgttgctaagtgccctcctagtccaaggacagctcccgtgcctactgactgagctaggtacacaagatgggagggaacataatcaagacagccagtccagctggctaatggggtattccatcccatgtgacgtcatgctcagtatatgaacggtaggcgtgatccaggaagtaccgattgctacttggttatcggtcagcgcgggtggtgagcaattgcattgtgcatcactcattttgtatattctatcattattattattattttcccttttttctgttctattaaactgtctttatctcaacccacgagtttttctcactcttacccttccgattctctccccgtcccactgtgggggttggggggagtgagtgagcggctgcgtggtatttggctgcctgccaggttaaaccacgacatctatGCATTCCCCTTGTGAAATATGTGGTCTTCCATTATAGTTCATGCATAGCTAGCTGATTTATAAAGTACTTAGTCTCTCTGTAGTACTTACATTACATTTTACTGTCATGGTGCCATTCATCTGATCACCATTCACTTTGGATTTGTATTCTGCCTTTAGATAATACATTTCATCTAGATAGCATTTGTATAGCGCTTCAAAAATGTAAAGTACTATATAAATGCTAAGTATTAGTGAGAATTAAGTAGTTTATGGCACTTCTAAAAAACATCAATTAGccttttgaatgtatttatttgttttcctgctgaacTCTTGTAtttaactgttttaaaagaaatgctgtttgtaTTTCACAATGTGCAACTGCATATCTGCACCTCTTTGAACGCTGCTATAATATAGTGTTTCTACTAAATACTATTCCTCTATAGTTGCTTGATACTCAATTTGCAGACAATTACTAGCTATTATTTGTGGATAGAAAGGAGAAGACAGTTTGGTTACAGTCTTATGTGCATTGAccaaattgtttaatttttaaaaatatactaattATGAATACTATTTAATTTGGAACTAAGgaattttagtaaatatttaagGATTGTGTAAAGGCAAACTAacttattacagaaaaatataagCTTTAGGGAACAGTCAGGAAGATAAAATTGCTCAAAATGTAAGTTTGCTTAAAGGCCTTACTACTGTACTCATAAACAGCATTTTCCATTAGGTGCAATATCAtccttattattattatgaaataaaatgcaaataaattccCTAAGGAAAAATATGATTATGTTGCAGGTTCATAATGTAGTAATTTGCACTCTGGACTATACAAAGTAACAGTTTTCATTTACGGAAATTTCTCAGATGAAGTCCCAAAGTAAAAATTAAGCTCTTGTGTAGTTTACACTGTACAAGCTAAGAAATGTCTATTAATAactgttttgttaattttttattcaTTGAACTCCATTGCCCATTAAGAACATGGGGCCTTAATTATTCCAGTTTCTGATGAATAGCGCAtgattcatggataacctgtgcaatagcgtccatggtcaagtcccccccttgatcacgagcccatctatatgttgcgtctcttccttgatggcctgaggtgtcatgggcccaccaagctataaataattcacccttatgttgccagtccagatccacctgagccacttcaatcttagcagcctggtccacctgctggttgttttgatgttcttcaggggcccgactcttgggtacgtgagcatctacgtgacgtacttttacagccaggttctctacccgggcagcaatatcttgacACAGtgaggcagcccagatgggtttacctctgcgctgccagttgttctgcttccactgctgcaaccacccccacagggcatttgccaccatccatgagtcagtataaagataaagtactggccatttttctcgttcagcaatgtccaaggccagctggatggctttcacctctgccaactggctcgactcaccttctccttcagcagtttctgccacttgtcATATAGGaatccatacagcagctttccatctctgatgcttttccacaaggcaacaggacccatcagtgaacagggcatattgcttctcgttttctggtagtttgttatacagtggggcctcttcagcacgtgtcacctcctcctctggggatattccaaaatctttgccttctggccagttcgtgatcacctccaagattcctgggcgactggggtttcctattcgggcccgttgtgtgatcagtgcgacccacttactccacgtagcatcggttgcatgatgtgtagaggggaccctccctttgaacatccagcccagcaccagcagtcggggtgccaggaggagctgtgcttcagtaccaaccatttccgaagcagctcgaaccccttcatatgctgccaatatctccttctcagttggagtgtagcgggcctcagatcctctgtatccccgactccagaaccctaagggtcgacctcgagtctcccctggtgctttctgccagaggctccaggtagggccattctccccggctgcggtgtagagcacattctttacgtATTGTCCTGCCCGGGATaccccaagggctactgcctgaactatctcccgtttaatttgttcaaaggcttgttgttgctccgggccccatttgaagttgttcttcttcctggtcacttgatagagagggcttatgatctgactgtaatctggaatatgcattctccaaaaacccacaacgcctaagaaagcttgtgtttcccttttgctagttggtggggacatggctgttattttgttgatcacatccattgggatctgacgacgtccatcttgccattttattcctaagaactggatctcctgtgcaggtcccttgaccttactttgtttcatggcaaaaccggccttcagaaggatttggactattttcttccct
This region of Calonectris borealis chromosome W, bCalBor7.hap1.2, whole genome shotgun sequence genomic DNA includes:
- the LOC142074852 gene encoding transmembrane protein 267-like — translated: MVFAMASETEKAHALLQTFSTASVISSLGFGIFCFVADRLLQFSFIQQNDWLRAFSDNAVHGILGMWSWAIVIGLRKKSDCTEVTLAGFLASVIDVDHFFLAGSLSLKAALTLPPRPLLHCSAVIPVVALTLKFIMHLFRLKDSWCFLPWMLFISWTSHHVHDGIRHGLWICPFGKTSPLPYWLYVAITASLPHLCSFIMYLTGTRELMSIKHGIHIDV